The following are encoded in a window of Lacinutrix sp. WUR7 genomic DNA:
- a CDS encoding DUF4350 domain-containing protein: MNNRGKLYIILTVLAILSIVVLEYTKPQKVNWFPSYASYHKIPFGTYVFQEQMERIFKKENIVEVDKTPFEFLEQKDSIQGTYVFINNNLAFGDAELDKLLAWTAKGNTLFIACEQLGGKLLDTLNIKTSVLSNFDNLKNSYQFQLKNKQLKKDSLYTFEKANYMYYYKEIDTLHTKVVSVIDNASNATLQLEEEHINTIKQSFGEGTIILSTFPQAFTNYFLLIAPNQNYTAGILSYINPSETIYIDQYYKSGKKYYSSPLYVMLHTKELKWAYYIMLIAVFIYVIFDGKRKQRAIPILKPLRNQTIDFTRTIANMYYEKEKHTEMANHKVSHFLEFIRSQFHLNTATIDATFLENLAARSNNTIAETTLLFKTIDTLQHKTEINKIELQKLNTLIEAFKSKNTWKKTKT; encoded by the coding sequence TTGAATAACAGAGGAAAACTATATATCATTCTTACGGTTTTAGCAATACTTTCTATTGTGGTTTTAGAGTATACAAAACCACAAAAAGTAAATTGGTTTCCTAGCTATGCGTCATACCATAAAATACCTTTTGGAACGTATGTTTTTCAAGAACAAATGGAACGTATTTTTAAAAAAGAAAACATTGTTGAAGTCGATAAAACTCCTTTTGAATTTTTAGAACAAAAGGATAGCATACAAGGAACTTACGTTTTTATTAACAACAACCTCGCTTTTGGAGATGCAGAACTGGACAAGCTCTTAGCATGGACCGCTAAAGGAAACACGTTATTTATTGCATGTGAACAGTTAGGCGGAAAACTACTAGATACCTTAAATATTAAAACGTCTGTACTTAGTAATTTTGATAATTTGAAGAATAGTTATCAGTTTCAGTTAAAGAATAAGCAACTAAAAAAGGATAGCTTATATACTTTTGAAAAAGCAAATTACATGTACTATTATAAAGAAATTGATACTTTACATACCAAGGTCGTTTCAGTAATAGATAATGCTTCTAACGCTACACTTCAACTAGAAGAAGAACATATAAATACTATTAAACAATCTTTTGGTGAAGGCACGATTATACTGAGTACTTTTCCGCAGGCATTCACCAATTATTTTCTACTTATTGCTCCCAACCAGAATTATACAGCAGGAATTTTATCGTATATAAATCCTTCCGAAACCATATATATAGACCAATACTACAAGTCTGGAAAGAAGTATTATTCTTCGCCTCTATATGTCATGCTCCATACCAAAGAACTAAAATGGGCGTATTACATAATGCTTATTGCCGTTTTTATCTATGTGATTTTTGACGGAAAACGTAAGCAACGCGCTATTCCTATCCTTAAACCCTTACGCAACCAAACTATAGATTTCACAAGAACTATTGCTAATATGTATTATGAAAAAGAAAAACATACAGAAATGGCAAATCATAAAGTCAGTCATTTTTTAGAATTTATTAGAAGCCAGTTTCATTTAAATACTGCAACTATAGACGCTACTTTTTTAGAAAATCTTGCAGCGAGAAGTAATAATACAATTGCAGAAACCACACTTCTTTTTAAAACCATAGACACCCTTCAGCATAAAACAGAAATTAATAAAATAGAACTCCAAAAACTAAATACGTTAATCGAGGCATTTAAATCTAAAAACACATGGAAGAAAACCAAGACATAA
- a CDS encoding MoxR family ATPase — translation MEENQDINFDNRIPLEELKQTVENIKQELSKVIVGQANFIELLIVALLADGHVLIEGVPGIAKTITAKLFSKVLKTDFSRIQFTPDLMPSDVLGTSILNMKTSEFEFKKGPIFSNIVLIDEINRAPAKTQAALFESMEERQATVDGTTYTFESPFMVLATQNPIDQEGTYALPEAQLDRFIFKIKVEYPTLEEEIQIIETHHERKGEQPETRIQTILDAKKLSEFKSKTQAIVVEGKIIKYIAEVVAKTRNHPHLYLGGSPRASIAILNTAKAFAAIQGRDFVIPEDVKKAVTPVLNHRIILTPEREMEGMTTEQVIEMIVQSVEIPR, via the coding sequence ATGGAAGAAAACCAAGACATAAACTTTGATAATAGAATTCCTTTAGAAGAATTAAAACAAACGGTAGAAAATATTAAACAAGAGTTAAGCAAAGTAATTGTTGGGCAAGCCAATTTTATTGAATTGCTAATTGTAGCTTTATTAGCAGATGGACATGTGCTTATTGAAGGGGTTCCTGGTATTGCAAAAACCATAACAGCAAAGCTATTTTCTAAGGTTCTAAAAACCGATTTTAGTCGTATACAATTTACACCAGATTTAATGCCAAGTGATGTATTAGGAACTTCTATATTAAATATGAAGACTTCAGAATTTGAGTTTAAAAAAGGTCCTATTTTTTCTAATATTGTTTTAATAGACGAAATTAATCGCGCTCCAGCAAAAACCCAAGCGGCACTTTTTGAAAGTATGGAAGAACGCCAAGCTACCGTAGATGGAACAACGTATACCTTTGAATCTCCTTTTATGGTTTTAGCAACACAAAACCCAATTGATCAAGAAGGAACTTATGCTTTACCAGAAGCACAATTAGATCGATTTATTTTTAAAATTAAAGTAGAATATCCAACGTTGGAAGAAGAAATACAAATTATTGAAACCCATCATGAACGTAAAGGAGAACAACCAGAAACACGCATTCAAACCATTTTAGATGCCAAAAAACTTTCGGAGTTTAAATCTAAAACACAAGCTATTGTAGTAGAAGGAAAAATTATTAAATATATAGCAGAAGTCGTTGCTAAGACTAGAAACCATCCGCATTTATATTTAGGAGGATCGCCAAGAGCATCTATTGCTATACTAAATACGGCAAAAGCTTTTGCTGCCATTCAAGGTCGTGATTTTGTAATTCCTGAAGATGTAAAAAAAGCAGTAACTCCGGTATTAAATCACAGAATTATTTTAACACCAGAACGCGAAATGGAAGGCATGACCACAGAGCAAGTTATTGAAATGATTGTACAATCTGTAGAAATCCCTCGTTAG
- a CDS encoding DUF58 domain-containing protein: MKFIKSLYIHKQFYIYMAIASACFLLSLWIKILYPIAWIVTILIAILLFVDVLLLYRFKNGIKARRLLPEKFSNSDANPVPITITNSYIFQVYLDVIDELPIQFQKRDFSYQVSLIANEIHDFSYSVRPVERGEYFFGSLNIFASSKLKIVKRKYQFQKEQMVCVYPSFIQMQKYDFLAIGNHLTEFGFKKIRRIGNTQEFEQIKDYVTGDDFRTVNWKATAKRGALMVNQYQDEKSQPIYSIIDTGRVMKMPFDGLKLLDYAINSTLAFSNVALKKHDKVGMLSFSKTIETFLPAIHKLTYLNKILENLYNINTQFTDSDFGLLYAQIKRKVTHRSLLLLYTNFEHISALKRQLPYLQAISKKHMLVVIMFENTELDALIAEDAEDLQSIYHKTIAEKFSFEKRLMVKELQKYGIQTILSAPEKLTINTINKYLEIKAKGLL, from the coding sequence ATGAAATTTATTAAATCGTTATACATACATAAACAATTTTACATCTACATGGCAATAGCAAGTGCATGCTTTTTGCTGTCATTATGGATTAAAATTTTGTATCCTATTGCGTGGATTGTCACCATACTTATTGCTATTTTACTTTTTGTCGATGTACTGCTACTCTATCGTTTTAAAAACGGAATTAAAGCAAGACGTTTACTTCCAGAAAAATTTTCTAATAGTGATGCAAACCCAGTTCCAATAACGATTACCAACAGTTATATTTTTCAAGTGTATTTAGATGTAATTGATGAGTTACCTATACAGTTTCAAAAAAGAGATTTCTCGTATCAAGTTAGTCTTATAGCAAATGAGATTCATGATTTTAGCTATTCGGTTCGTCCTGTAGAACGTGGCGAATATTTCTTTGGAAGCTTGAATATTTTCGCCTCTTCTAAATTAAAAATTGTAAAACGAAAGTACCAGTTTCAAAAAGAACAAATGGTTTGTGTGTATCCTTCGTTTATACAAATGCAGAAATATGATTTCCTTGCTATTGGTAATCATTTAACGGAATTTGGATTTAAAAAGATTCGAAGAATTGGAAACACACAAGAATTTGAACAAATAAAAGATTACGTTACTGGTGACGATTTTAGAACGGTGAATTGGAAAGCCACAGCAAAACGTGGTGCATTAATGGTAAACCAATATCAAGATGAAAAATCGCAACCAATCTACTCCATCATTGACACAGGACGTGTAATGAAAATGCCTTTTGATGGTTTAAAGTTATTAGATTACGCTATTAATTCTACTTTAGCTTTTAGTAATGTCGCTTTAAAAAAACATGACAAAGTTGGCATGTTATCCTTTTCAAAAACTATTGAAACGTTTTTACCAGCCATTCATAAACTCACCTATCTCAATAAAATTTTAGAAAACTTATATAACATTAACACACAATTTACGGATAGCGACTTCGGATTGCTTTATGCACAAATAAAACGAAAAGTAACACATAGAAGCTTACTACTTCTATATACTAACTTTGAACATATAAGTGCCTTAAAAAGACAACTACCTTATTTACAAGCTATTTCTAAAAAGCATATGTTGGTTGTTATTATGTTTGAAAATACCGAATTAGATGCACTTATTGCTGAAGATGCAGAAGACCTGCAAAGCATCTATCATAAAACAATTGCTGAAAAATTTAGCTTTGAAAAACGTTTAATGGTAAAGGAATTACAAAAGTATGGTATTCAAACCATACTTTCAGCCCCAGAAAAACTGACCATCAACACCATAAATAAGTATCTAGAAATTAAAGCAAAAGGGCTGTTATAG
- a CDS encoding DUF2141 domain-containing protein, whose amino-acid sequence MNFLMKNNKWKSISKSIVLIALFMASAFSSQAQNKTTGNTITVTVENIRNTNGKILSSLHDVNTFMKGKEGIQTAETSIEGNTVTITYKNVLPGTYAIMCVHDENDNKKMDFELNGMPKENYGMSNNPILYGPPTFDVAKLIVKEDLNITIRI is encoded by the coding sequence ATGAACTTTTTAATGAAAAACAACAAATGGAAATCTATAAGTAAATCCATAGTATTAATAGCACTATTTATGGCATCCGCTTTTAGTAGTCAAGCACAAAATAAAACTACAGGAAATACCATTACTGTTACTGTGGAAAACATTAGAAACACGAATGGAAAAATATTATCCTCCTTACATGATGTAAACACTTTTATGAAAGGAAAGGAAGGAATTCAAACCGCAGAAACTTCCATTGAGGGAAATACGGTAACCATTACGTACAAAAATGTGCTTCCTGGTACCTATGCTATTATGTGTGTCCACGATGAGAATGATAATAAAAAAATGGATTTTGAACTAAACGGAATGCCTAAAGAAAACTACGGCATGTCTAACAACCCAATTCTTTATGGGCCACCAACTTTTGATGTTGCAAAACTTATTGTAAAAGAAGATTTAAATATTACGATTCGTATTTAA
- a CDS encoding Dps family protein → MTLNSIGLDSEITKELATDLNGLLANFQTYYQNLRGIHWNIKGKAFFNLHIKFEELYTDANMKVDEIAERILTLGETPLHTFADYSKHAKVPVGKNISVDTKAVELIVDSLTELLKLERAILVKSGDANDEGTNAMMSGFISEQEKTMWMMKAWLNETV, encoded by the coding sequence ATGACACTAAATAGTATAGGATTAGACTCAGAAATAACAAAAGAATTAGCGACAGATTTAAACGGATTGTTAGCTAATTTTCAAACGTATTACCAAAATTTAAGAGGTATACATTGGAATATTAAAGGGAAAGCATTTTTTAATCTTCATATTAAATTTGAAGAATTATATACAGATGCAAACATGAAAGTAGATGAAATTGCAGAACGTATTTTAACTTTAGGGGAAACTCCTCTACATACTTTTGCAGATTATAGTAAACATGCTAAAGTTCCTGTAGGAAAAAATATCTCTGTAGATACGAAAGCAGTAGAATTAATAGTGGATTCTTTAACAGAATTATTAAAATTAGAACGCGCTATTTTAGTGAAGTCTGGAGATGCTAATGATGAAGGAACAAACGCTATGATGAGCGGTTTTATCTCGGAACAAGAAAAAACTATGTGGATGATGAAAGCTTGGTTGAATGAAACCGTCTAA
- a CDS encoding hydrogen peroxide-inducible genes activator produces MTITQLYYVLAVAENQNFTKAAEKCFVTQPTLSMQIQKLESELDILIFDRSKKPIELTNVGRKIVNQAKNIVNESYRIKDIVDQQKGFIGGEFRLGIIPTVMPTLLPMFLKTFIKKYPKVKLIIEELTTEEIIYRINEGHLDAAIAATPLLNENIKERVLYFEPFVGYIPQSHRLHTKKKISTSDLEIDDMLLLEDGHCFRDGVINLCKTFKDHKEDQFQLESGSIETLVKLSNEGLGMTLLPYLHTLDMQDKAKENIHYFNDPSPAREVSMIYHKSELKMQIIEALQDVIAGIIRGAIAFQNVEIISPLPKK; encoded by the coding sequence ATGACAATTACACAATTATACTACGTATTGGCTGTTGCCGAAAATCAGAATTTCACTAAAGCTGCCGAAAAATGTTTCGTTACACAACCAACATTAAGTATGCAAATACAAAAGCTAGAAAGCGAATTAGATATTCTTATTTTTGACAGAAGCAAGAAACCTATAGAACTTACAAACGTTGGTAGAAAGATTGTAAACCAAGCAAAAAACATAGTTAACGAATCGTATAGAATTAAAGATATTGTAGACCAACAAAAAGGATTTATAGGTGGCGAATTTAGATTAGGAATTATACCTACTGTCATGCCAACACTGCTTCCTATGTTTTTAAAAACATTTATAAAAAAATATCCAAAAGTGAAGCTTATTATTGAAGAGCTTACTACCGAAGAAATTATTTATAGAATTAACGAAGGGCATTTAGATGCCGCCATTGCTGCAACACCTTTACTAAACGAAAACATAAAAGAACGTGTCCTTTATTTTGAACCTTTTGTAGGATACATTCCACAAAGTCATCGATTACACACCAAAAAGAAAATTAGCACTTCAGATTTAGAGATTGATGACATGCTTTTACTAGAAGACGGACATTGTTTTAGAGATGGTGTTATTAATTTATGTAAAACGTTTAAGGATCATAAAGAAGACCAATTTCAATTAGAAAGCGGAAGCATTGAAACACTTGTAAAGCTATCTAACGAAGGTTTAGGCATGACTTTATTACCTTATTTACACACTTTAGACATGCAAGATAAAGCGAAAGAAAACATACACTATTTTAATGATCCTTCACCAGCAAGAGAAGTAAGTATGATTTACCATAAAAGCGAACTTAAAATGCAAATCATTGAAGCTTTACAAGATGTTATTGCAGGAATTATAAGAGGAGCAATTGCATTTCAAAATGTAGAAATTATTAGTCCTTTACCTAAAAAATAA
- a CDS encoding metallophosphoesterase: MADTIQIASKKIKTRYLKLITGGLNLGTKTSPVNKVDFGGYFQDFQRGRIYTHHTVGTFEVHGGILKKYKSRGEFGRSTFTRRRELGFPKSNEKRTVEGFPKSIFESGEIIYVPHTNGGVSISGSIYKDWKTSSKLKTYGYPVTSNMLSAQMELVFFERGISIYNKSINEKPIWLRLSCPLIGSPGITKTDLSNLPIKLSLDLKSFNKLGGMDGINKIIKGRIALRQVNAKDKIISLKIGKTSRSLNPLGLSKRKKITLHLSSTVLLGGPRFDHAPKLYDLVCKNESNTFYNLSPHCIYSRKSWEDFGILHATDIHVSKRIDNFKNKFNEAKRKHPAHSQTIDAGITALNNWNNGFRDFIRYANAMYKEGIVDGIIATGDLVDYLFEGTDNKSAGGNFKFFKDLLLGRSPYPEGEHNQEELLVPIFTSLGNHDYRVNPYQVYQRIDIPIVSDKDVKQYGPYNLSKKEARILQGGNPEKFNNGDEGRIKISRDTAFKQAIPATKTKFWKKDYLSYYKSYINKSMNYQVLLDKHKLILLDTGPDLGSPDGSWDSWSAFTTNFGFGDSNEEAFQNRHSPNSKGPDSLAYNRLKQIKTTDGIIIVGMHAPPINTFGNEYPHYFRETEHAQADELETVNYIRRHKKHLFMDPLGHHPLSNKMAKANVKARFPNWLTNSSAFKFGSNKELLDNGVSRGDIKNFLKLLCGLEGSKKPIDLLLCGHDHISSEIRLKWKNNRMEYYTDFYSENPLRYHTSKKYKGEFGAYNLVKIAIKAGARVNQPIRIIQEEGNDVKLLEIPPYSKPLNEASNKRDWWQHHKPLLIQGTPLGPTEHTNRTRKLPAPSQPSNEGCKLLIIRKNKIDKILHISRRELSKSNYTISKDVHPVTFKSTIKPSSTNAPLTTNL; the protein is encoded by the coding sequence ATGGCAGATACAATTCAAATTGCCTCGAAAAAAATCAAAACAAGATATTTAAAACTTATAACAGGAGGCTTAAATCTCGGCACTAAAACTTCACCAGTAAACAAAGTAGATTTTGGAGGTTACTTTCAAGATTTTCAAAGAGGTAGAATTTATACCCATCATACCGTAGGCACTTTCGAAGTTCATGGTGGTATATTAAAAAAATACAAATCAAGAGGGGAATTTGGAAGGAGTACGTTTACAAGAAGAAGAGAATTAGGTTTTCCAAAATCAAATGAAAAAAGGACTGTTGAAGGGTTTCCAAAAAGTATTTTTGAAAGCGGTGAAATCATATATGTTCCGCACACAAATGGAGGAGTTTCTATTAGCGGTTCCATATATAAGGATTGGAAAACCTCCTCAAAATTAAAGACCTATGGATACCCCGTAACTAGTAATATGCTAAGTGCTCAAATGGAATTAGTTTTTTTTGAACGAGGAATCTCCATTTATAATAAATCAATTAATGAAAAACCGATTTGGTTGCGACTTTCATGTCCTTTAATTGGAAGTCCTGGAATCACAAAAACAGATTTATCAAATCTGCCCATAAAGTTATCTTTAGATTTAAAATCGTTCAATAAGCTGGGTGGCATGGATGGAATTAACAAAATAATAAAAGGAAGAATTGCACTGCGACAAGTAAACGCAAAAGACAAGATTATTTCCTTAAAAATAGGAAAAACAAGTCGAAGCTTGAATCCTCTTGGATTAAGTAAAAGAAAAAAAATCACTTTACATCTATCCTCTACGGTTTTATTAGGTGGCCCCAGATTTGATCATGCACCAAAACTCTATGACTTAGTTTGCAAAAACGAATCAAACACATTCTACAATCTAAGTCCTCATTGTATTTATTCTCGAAAGAGTTGGGAAGATTTTGGCATCCTCCATGCTACAGATATTCATGTATCGAAACGAATTGACAATTTTAAAAATAAATTTAATGAAGCTAAAAGGAAACACCCTGCACATTCACAAACGATAGACGCGGGAATTACTGCCCTCAACAATTGGAACAATGGTTTTAGAGATTTCATTAGATATGCGAATGCTATGTACAAAGAAGGAATTGTTGACGGTATAATTGCAACTGGTGATTTGGTAGATTATCTATTTGAAGGAACGGATAATAAATCGGCGGGTGGTAATTTTAAATTTTTTAAAGATCTTTTGCTTGGAAGATCTCCATATCCTGAAGGAGAACATAATCAGGAAGAATTACTTGTTCCTATTTTTACAAGTCTTGGCAACCATGATTATAGGGTAAATCCTTACCAAGTATATCAAAGAATAGATATTCCAATTGTATCAGATAAAGATGTAAAACAATATGGCCCATATAATTTAAGTAAAAAAGAGGCTAGAATACTTCAAGGTGGTAATCCCGAAAAGTTTAACAACGGTGATGAAGGAAGAATAAAAATTTCCAGAGACACAGCTTTTAAACAAGCAATTCCAGCTACCAAAACAAAGTTTTGGAAGAAAGATTATTTAAGCTATTACAAATCATACATAAATAAAAGTATGAATTACCAGGTGCTACTGGATAAGCATAAATTAATATTATTAGATACAGGTCCTGATCTTGGGAGTCCTGACGGTAGTTGGGACAGTTGGTCCGCATTTACTACAAATTTCGGTTTTGGAGATAGTAATGAAGAAGCTTTTCAGAACAGACACTCCCCAAACTCAAAAGGTCCTGATTCCCTAGCATACAATCGCTTAAAGCAGATTAAAACAACGGACGGCATTATTATAGTAGGAATGCATGCACCACCAATAAACACCTTTGGAAATGAGTATCCACATTATTTTAGAGAAACGGAACATGCACAAGCAGATGAACTTGAAACCGTAAACTATATTAGAAGACATAAAAAACATTTATTTATGGACCCCTTAGGGCATCATCCACTTAGTAATAAAATGGCCAAGGCTAACGTAAAGGCTAGATTTCCAAATTGGTTAACAAATTCTAGTGCTTTTAAATTTGGATCAAATAAAGAGTTACTAGATAATGGTGTTTCTCGTGGAGATATTAAGAATTTTCTAAAATTGCTATGTGGACTCGAAGGAAGTAAAAAACCAATTGATTTATTGCTTTGTGGCCATGATCATATCAGCTCTGAAATCCGTTTAAAATGGAAAAATAATAGAATGGAATATTACACCGATTTTTATTCCGAAAACCCTTTGAGATATCATACATCCAAAAAATATAAAGGAGAATTTGGGGCATATAATCTAGTAAAAATAGCAATTAAGGCTGGGGCTCGTGTGAACCAACCAATTAGAATAATTCAAGAAGAAGGCAATGACGTAAAACTTTTGGAAATCCCTCCTTATTCAAAACCACTGAACGAGGCCTCTAATAAAAGGGATTGGTGGCAACATCATAAACCCTTATTAATACAGGGAACACCTTTGGGACCAACAGAACACACCAACCGAACACGTAAACTTCCAGCACCTAGCCAACCTTCCAATGAAGGCTGTAAATTACTCATTATTAGGAAGAATAAAATCGACAAAATACTTCATATCTCCAGAAGGGAATTGTCAAAATCAAATTATACAATTTCTAAGGATGTGCACCCAGTGACCTTTAAAAGCACAATAAAACCTTCAAGTACAAATGCACCTTTAACCACTAATTTATAA
- a CDS encoding YfiT family bacillithiol transferase: MIHSDLEKLRFPIGPFHCPEHITAQHIEEWIAVLEHFPNRLENLVTSLNDVQLDTPYRPEGWTIRQVIHHLADSHHHSYIRFKWALTEDNPVIKYYYEQLWAELDDAKNAPIEMSIHHLKAIHFKLVYLLKSLSNADLNKCFIHPEHNEEVPLKKNIGIYAWHSKHHFAHIENLMKVKGWL; this comes from the coding sequence ATGATACATTCAGACTTAGAAAAACTTAGATTTCCTATTGGGCCATTTCATTGTCCAGAGCATATAACAGCACAACATATTGAAGAATGGATTGCTGTATTAGAACATTTTCCTAATCGCTTAGAAAATCTAGTAACCTCCTTAAATGATGTGCAATTAGATACGCCATATCGACCTGAAGGTTGGACTATTAGACAAGTAATACATCATCTTGCAGATAGTCATCATCATAGTTATATCCGTTTTAAATGGGCTTTAACAGAAGACAATCCTGTTATTAAATATTATTACGAACAGCTTTGGGCAGAATTAGACGATGCTAAAAATGCACCAATAGAAATGTCTATACACCATTTAAAAGCCATTCACTTTAAACTGGTGTATCTATTGAAAAGTTTGAGCAATGCAGATTTAAACAAGTGTTTTATACATCCAGAACATAATGAAGAAGTGCCTTTAAAAAAGAATATAGGTATTTATGCTTGGCATAGTAAGCATCATTTTGCACATATTGAGAATTTGATGAAGGTAAAGGGATGGTTGTGA
- a CDS encoding M48 family metallopeptidase, translating into MKTKIVIFSFLLAIVAVSCSKNVNYTPEFIKETSGKYLFNQDDVIEVFYENNKLFLKWRGADKIEPVIIDRNTFFIVDLYKKLRFVKHPETNKQYLSIVAEDNENNITYDYLKVTDTFKTPSMYLKNGDYKNALAGFLEIKKQDSTSVLINEKEFNALGYGLLREEEYQNAIDVFQMNVALYPESDNAYDSLADAYLRSGDSLEAFNNYKKALTFNNRNNSAKKFIKAYSEKKN; encoded by the coding sequence ATGAAAACTAAAATTGTAATATTCTCCTTCTTGCTAGCAATAGTTGCTGTAAGTTGTTCCAAAAATGTAAACTATACTCCAGAATTTATTAAAGAAACATCGGGTAAATACCTGTTTAACCAAGATGATGTTATTGAAGTATTTTATGAAAATAATAAACTGTTTTTAAAATGGCGTGGAGCAGATAAAATAGAACCAGTAATTATAGATAGAAATACTTTTTTTATAGTAGATCTGTATAAAAAACTACGTTTTGTAAAACATCCAGAAACAAACAAACAGTATCTGTCTATTGTTGCAGAAGATAATGAAAACAATATTACTTACGATTATTTAAAAGTTACAGATACTTTTAAAACACCAAGTATGTATTTAAAAAATGGCGATTATAAAAATGCGCTTGCTGGTTTTTTAGAGATTAAAAAGCAAGATTCTACAAGTGTTCTCATTAATGAAAAAGAATTTAATGCACTTGGCTATGGATTGTTAAGAGAGGAAGAATACCAAAATGCTATAGATGTGTTTCAGATGAATGTGGCATTATACCCAGAAAGCGACAATGCTTACGACAGTTTAGCAGATGCCTATTTGCGCAGTGGAGATAGCTTGGAAGCTTTTAATAATTATAAAAAAGCATTAACGTTTAACAATCGAAATAATAGCGCCAAAAAATTTATTAAAGCTTATTCTGAAAAGAAAAATTAA
- a CDS encoding peptidylprolyl isomerase — MQDGLYAKFNTTKGEILVALEYQKTPGTVGNFVALAEGDLENNAKPQGTPYYDGLQFHRVIPDFMIQGGCPQGTGTGNPGYKFADEFHPDLKHDTPGVLSMANAGPGTNGSQFFITHIATPWLDNNHTVFGKVVKGQDVVDAIAQGDAIESLEIVRVGAEAEAFNAVEAFRTFEGSREKMLAEAKASQDEALDKIAAGFKKTESGLRYQILQEGSGAKAEKGKTVSVHYKGQLADGTEFDSSYKRKEPIEFPLGVGQVISGWDEGIQLLKVGDKARFVIPSHLGYGSAGAGGVIPPDATLIFDVELMDVK; from the coding sequence ATGCAAGACGGATTATACGCAAAATTTAATACAACTAAAGGCGAAATATTAGTAGCTTTAGAATATCAAAAAACACCAGGAACGGTAGGTAACTTTGTTGCTTTAGCAGAAGGGGACTTAGAAAACAATGCAAAACCACAAGGAACTCCTTATTATGATGGTTTACAATTTCATAGAGTAATTCCAGATTTCATGATTCAAGGAGGTTGTCCTCAAGGAACAGGAACAGGAAATCCAGGATATAAATTTGCGGATGAATTTCATCCTGATTTAAAACATGATACTCCAGGAGTCTTATCTATGGCAAATGCAGGACCAGGAACCAATGGGAGTCAGTTTTTTATTACACACATTGCAACACCTTGGTTAGATAATAATCATACTGTTTTTGGTAAAGTAGTAAAAGGACAAGATGTAGTAGATGCTATTGCACAAGGAGATGCTATTGAATCATTAGAAATTGTAAGAGTAGGAGCAGAAGCGGAAGCATTTAATGCAGTGGAAGCTTTTAGAACTTTTGAAGGTTCACGTGAAAAAATGTTAGCAGAAGCTAAAGCAAGTCAAGATGAAGCTTTAGATAAAATTGCAGCAGGATTTAAAAAAACCGAAAGTGGTTTACGTTACCAAATTTTACAAGAAGGTTCTGGAGCAAAAGCAGAAAAAGGAAAAACAGTTTCTGTACATTATAAAGGACAATTAGCAGACGGAACGGAATTTGATTCGTCTTATAAAAGAAAAGAACCAATTGAGTTTCCATTAGGAGTAGGTCAAGTTATTTCTGGTTGGGATGAAGGAATTCAATTGTTAAAAGTTGGTGACAAAGCACGTTTTGTAATACCTAGCCACTTAGGTTATGGTAGCGCAGGAGCTGGAGGAGTAATTCCACCAGATGCAACTCTAATTTTTGATGTCGAGTTAATGGATGTGAAATAG